The following is a genomic window from Neurospora crassa OR74A linkage group III, whole genome shotgun sequence.
GCTCTCGCATCCATCACTTCATATTTGACTGGATGACATTTCTCCCTCTTACATCTTCCTCGCAGCATcgcctacatacatacatacatacatatatatacttgtcccctacctacctaaacTTGACATCAGCCCCAGGCTGGACTGGCTGGGCATCAACGGGCTTTTGtcattcttcctctttcgttTTTATCGAGCATCAACAAACTCCGTCAGCTCGACACatctacatacctctacctttactGTATCCGAGTCGCATCATTTCCGCCTGCTGTGAATATATacatactacctacttaccccTACGATTCCACTCGACGTATTTGTCAAGCAATCACTCTTCACGCGCGTCGAATCTGGACCGGACTAGAAAACCCGACAACATTAATTACATTCAACAACATCCAGACACCAACCGAACCAGACCCGAAACTGAAGTGAAGCGAAACATAAGACAACGATGCGCCTCCTcgatccatcatcatcatcatcgttggTGGGAGTAGCAGCGCTCCTCTTTTTATCTTCGCTACTACCCAACGGTCTCAACGGTGCAGAAGCAGCAAAGTCGGGTAAAGCTAAGGATGCGGTTTTGCTTTCTAATGTAtgtctttcccttccctttccctttcccccccCATTCCCCTTTACCCTAGGTACCTTTACCATCCCCTCTCTTAATTCTCCgtcccttctcctcctttcatTCTTGtttcccaccaccatcatcatcaccaccaccaccaccatcatcaccactccCATCTACCCCCCCTTAcctttccctccttcctcccatccccatccccatcccacTCTACATCCCAGTCCTAAAAAAAAGCTAACAATCCCCCACCAGATCCGCTCCCTAACCCTCCTTCCCAACTCCAAAACCACCGGCCGCCGCCTCCCCCCCATCCCCCAACTGAAATGCACCTCCTCCCGCACCCTCTGCGCCCTCGCCTCCCCGCACATCTCCCTCATGCGCTGCGTAAACCAAGGCCCCCGCTACGACAAGGAAGACATCCAATGGTCTTGCACCGTTCCCTCCTTACCTACTACTCTCCAGCTGGGCTCCACGGACGTGATTTGCGAAGGGTATGATGGCCCCGAAGACGACTATGTCTTGAAGGGTAGTTGTGGGGTTGAGTATACCCTTGCGTtgacggaggaggggaggaggaagtatggacatggaaatggaaatggaaatggaaatgggggatgggaagaaggggaagaaggggaaaacaAGTGGGCGGGGTATTTGTTTGGGGTGTTGTTTGTGGGTGTGTTGGGATGGATCGTGTATAGTGCTTGTGTGCAGGCTGGTGGTGTGAATCGAGGGGTTCCTGGGGCGGAGGGACAGAGGAgagggtggggaggaggaggaggaggaggaggacctggtggaggaggggattgGAATGATCCGCCGCCACCGTACCCTGGATCCAATGGATATGGCAACAAGCCGAGTGGAAGTCAGCAGCAATCgggacagcaacagcagcagcagcaaggatGGAGACCAGGGTTCTGGTCGGGACTAGCGGGTGGTGCGGCGGCTGGGTATCTAGCTGGacagaggggaagggggagagaaGAGTATGATAATCGCAATAGGGGGTATAATTACGGAAGCACATGGGGTTCGTCGTCGGGGTCGAGGAACAGGAGTTGGGgatcgtcttcttcgtcacgGAGCTATTCGGGTGGGGATAACGGTGGCAGTTCAGGGACGACGACTCATGAAAGTACCGGGTTCGGATCGACGAGTCGCCGCTAAATATTCAGGGATGGCTTGGTTGGATGAATGATAATAATGTATTCACATACTGACGCCACAAACCaaatacatacatacacgaTGCAGAAAGGGTAACGACATAATGTTTGCGCGAGCGTATAATGATTCTTTGGAAATTATACAAAGGCTTGCTCTGAAAAACAAATCAGAGTTTAAATGGCTTTCATGTTCCGTCTCCATTCCATTCCATTTcaccccatcccatcccgtTCGGTATCACATATAGACGCCATCCCCGTCACGTCCATGATCCCATAGTGTTGTTGTACATCAAAGCAATTGGATGCTGATCGCTACCCCCCAAGACGCCGATAAAACCATTTATTGGATGtacttctttccttctattCCAGTACCTAACATGACACACCCTTCGTTCCAAATAGCTTAAGATCCTTGGTCGAGGCATGGAGAGCTggttgtggatggatggctgtTGAGGACGTCGCCCAGGGTCCACCAGCCTCATGTTGCGAACGCGGCCCATGTTGTCTGAGTTCCTCCTGTCCGAAATTTGTCCTTCAACCCATCTCCGAACGTTTCTCTCGACAGAAACCGGTTGTCAAAATAATATCATCCGAGCTCCTCGGACCCCATATAAACTTTTCCGTTGTAAAGTGTTCGGGTAGAGCGTACCGATCGATAATAGCTTGGTAATACTCCAAAAATCTGACATTATCAAATataccttcctcctcttaaCGTTGCCGTTTACGGAGCCATTTGCTGACCCTTCTCTGCCGAACCCCTCCCACCAAATCATCCCATTACAAATGAGCAGGCATGGCGTCAGATCGATCGAACGCCTTGTTGCAGCTTGGGCATTTTCGCATCCGGTTCGCCAGTCGGTTATCGACACACTCGTTGCAGAATACATGCCCGCATCCCTTGAGTATCGTGTTCTTGAAGTTGCTCCTGCATACGGAACAAAGGACCAAGTTCTATAGAAGTAGCAGGTTAGTCTATAATCCCAGATCCAAACTCTCTCCAAATCCCCACTTACCCTCAgcatttcctcctcctcagtcGAGTTGGACTGGCACTTTGTCTTCCACTTGTCGCGTTCCGAGCTAACTTTGTCGAGGCGCACCTTGAGCTTCTCCGCCTCTTGCTCCTTGTCTatcgccttctccttcagTTCCCTGCCTGCCGTGTCCTTGGATTTCACAAGATTTTGCAGGTTTTCAATCTGCGACTTTACCGAATCTGCCCGCCGAGTGGCCTCGGAACTCAAGGATTCCAGCTTCTTGCTCTCCGTCACAATAGTTATGTTGGACTGCTTCAGATCCGCAATCTGCTTCTCCAAAGTGGTGATGAGTGCTCGGTGCTGTGTCTCGACATCCTTAAGCTGAGAAATGATCTCGGAGCTCTTGCTGTTCTGTCCGCGCAATGTCCGTATCTCGGCTATCCGAATGTCCATGTCTTTGCGCGCCGCAAAGTACTTCTGGTCTGCTTTGCTCTTTTCCGCTG
Proteins encoded in this region:
- a CDS encoding DUF1183 domain-containing protein, whose product is MRLLDPSSSSSLVGVAALLFLSSLLPNGLNGAEAAKSGKAKDAVLLSNIRSLTLLPNSKTTGRRLPPIPQLKCTSSRTLCALASPHISLMRCVNQGPRYDKEDIQWSCTVPSLPTTLQLGSTDVICEGYDGPEDDYVLKGSCGVEYTLALTEEGRRKYGHGNGNGNGNGGWEEGEEGENKWAGYLFGVLFVGVLGWIVYSACVQAGGVNRGVPGAEGQRRGWGGGGGGGGPGGGGDWNDPPPPYPGSNGYGNKPSGSQQQSGQQQQQQQGWRPGFWSGLAGGAAAGYLAGQRGRGREEYDNRNRGYNYGSTWGSSSGSRNRSWGSSSSSRSYSGGDNGGSSGTTTHESTGFGSTSRR